From the Periophthalmus magnuspinnatus isolate fPerMag1 chromosome 1, fPerMag1.2.pri, whole genome shotgun sequence genome, one window contains:
- the tyrp1b gene encoding tyrosinase-related protein 1b translates to MHSQSMWRAGALVLTLCAALTLAQFPRACVTPEGLRSGQCCPSLSGQAGDECGSSTGRGQCVSIAADSRRHGPQYPYSGRDDRERWPLRFFNRTCQCNGNFSGYNCGRCRHGLTGPNCDQRVSVVRRNIMQMSATEKQDFVNALDQAKRTVHPDLVICTRRYQEVFGPDGNTPQFENITIYNYFVWTHYYSVSKTYLGPGQSSFGGVDFSHEGPGFVTWHRFHLMQLERDMQDMLGDSTFALPYWNFAIGGSDCDICTDDLMGDRSSFEVNGISPNSVFSQWRVICESVDDYDTQGTICNNTETSPIRRNPAGNVARPMVQRLPEPKDVLDCLQLNTFDTPPYYSTSSESFRNTIEGYSAPQGAYDPVIRSLHNLAHLFLNGTGGQTHLSPNDPIFVLLHTFTDAIFDEWLRRHQPGEVVYPEENAPIGHNRQFNMVPFWPPVTNAEMFVAAPENLGYSYEVQWPEREFTVSEIITIGIVAAVLVIAVVGGVIACAVRARTYRSAEGLEPLLGETFRRYSEDDRRLDKSQSVV, encoded by the exons ATGCACAGCCAGAG CATGTGGAGAGCAGGTGCCTTGGTGCTAACTCTGTGTGCCGCTTTAACGTTGGCACAGTTCCCCCGGGCGTGTGTGACTCCGGAGGGGCTGAGGAGCGGTCAGTGTTGCCCCTCGCTCAGCGGGCAGGCGGGGGACGAGTGTGGCTCCAGTACAGGCAGGGGGCAGTGTGTTTCCATAGCAGCTGACAGCCGACGCCACGGACCCCAGTACCCCTACTCTGGACGAGATGACAGGGAGAGGTGGCCGCTGAGATTCTTTAATCGCACCTGCCAATGCAATGGCAACTTCAGCGGATACAACTGCGGGCGCTGCCGGCACGGGCTGACTGGCCCTAACTGTGATCAGAGAGTGTCTGTGG tgagaagaaacatcatgCAGATGAGTGCAACGGAGAAACAGGATTTTGTGAATGCTTTGGACCAGGCTAAGAGAACTGTGCACCCTGACCTCGTTATCTGCACAAGACg GTATCAGGAGGTGTTCGGGCCCGACGGAAACACGCCTCAGTTTGAAAACATCaccatttataattattttgtatGGACCCACTACTACTCCGTGAGCAAGACGTACCTGGGGCCGGGTCAATCCAGCTTTGGGGGTGTCGACTTCTCCCACGAGGGCCCTGGATTTGTCACATGGCATCGCTTTCATCTGATGCAACTGGAGAGAGACATGCAG GATATGCTGGGGGACTCCACCTTTGCCCTGCCGTACTGGAACTTCGCCATCGGGGGCAGCGACTGTGACATCTGCACTGACGACTTGATGGGCGACAGAAGCAGCTTCGAAGTAAACGGCATTAGCCCCAACTCCGTGTTCTCCCAGTGGAGGGTCATCTGCGAGAGCGTGGACGACTACGACACGCAAGGCACCATCTGCAACA ACACGGAGACCAGTCCCATCAGGAGGAACCCAGCCGGGAACGTGGCCCGCCCGATGGTCCAGAGACTCCCGGAGCCTAAAGACGTTTTGGACTGTCTACAGCTGAACACGTTTGACACGCCTCCTTACTACTCCACCTCGTCCGAAAGCTTCAGAAACACCATTGAAG GCTACAGTGCTCCCCAAGGGGCATACGACCCTGTTATTCGGAGCCTTCATAATCTGGCCCATCTCTTTTTGAACGGGACCGGGGGCCAGACTCATCTCTCACCCAACGACCCCATCTTTGTCCTGTTGCACACTTTCACTGATGCAATCTTTGATGAGTGGCTCCGCAGACACCAGCCTG GTGAGGTCGTTTACCCAGAAGAAAATGCTCCCATTGGCCACAATCGCCAGTTCAACATGGTTCCCTTCTGGCCTCCGGTGACTAATGCTGAGATGTTTGTGGCTGCTCCAGAAAACCTGGGCTACTCCTATGAAGTACAATGGCCAG AGCGTGAGTTCACAGTGTCTGAGATCATCACCATTGGCATCGTCGCCGCGGTGCTGGTGATAGCGGTGGTGGGAGGGGTCATTGCTTGTGCTGTTCGTGCTCGGACCTATCGATCGGCTGAGGGACTGGAGCCACTTCTGGGAGAGACTTTCCGTCGTTACTCTGAGGATGACAGGAGACTGGACAAATCACAATCAGTTGTCTAA